The following are encoded together in the Platichthys flesus chromosome 9, fPlaFle2.1, whole genome shotgun sequence genome:
- the tomm70a gene encoding mitochondrial import receptor subunit TOM70, with translation MAASKPVEPHAGTGLPRWQLALLIGTPIVLGAGALYLWKRGRTKEPKGTGERKTPEGSASPVQGQDGAARANRELEDMSPLDRAQAAKNKGNKYFKASKYENAIQCYTEAIALCPTEQKTDLSTFYQNRAAAYEQQSKWTEVIEDCSKAVGLNPRYIKALFRRAKALEKQENKKECLEDVTAVCILEAFQNQQSMLLADKVLKHLGKEKAKDKYKNREPMMPSPQFIKSYFSSFTDDIISQPLQKGEKKDEDKDKEGEAAEVTESSGYLKAKQYMEEENYDKIISECTKEIESGGRYTAEALLLRATFFLLIGNATAAQPDLDRVINMQDANVKLRANALIKRGSMYMQQQQPMLSTEDFNMAAEIDTRNPDVYHHRGQLKILLDQVDEAVGDFDECILLRPDSALAQAQKCFALYRQAYTGSNPSQVQTAMDGFEDVIRRFPKCAEGYALYAQALTDQQQFGKADEMYDKCIELEPDNATTYVHKGLLQLQWKQDLDLGLDLISKAIEIDNKCDFAYETMGTIEVQRGNLDKAIEMFNKAINLAKSEMEMAHLYSLCDAAYAQTEVARKYGLKPPTL, from the exons ATGGCTGCTTCTAAGCCGGTGGAGCCGCATGCCGGGACAGGACTTCCCCGCTGGCAGCTGGCCTTGCTGATCGGGACTCCCATCGTGCTGGGAGCGGGGGCGCTTTACCTCTGGAAACGCGGCAGGACGAAGGAGCCGAAAGGCACCGGGGAGCGGAAGACACCAGAGGGCAGCGCCAGTCCCGTGCAGGGCCAAGACGGCGCAGCGCGAGCGAACCGGGAGCTGGAGGACATG aGCCCTTTGGATCGGGCCCAAGCAGCAAAGAACAAGGGCAACAAGTACTTCAAGGCTTCAAAGTACGAGAACGCCATCCAGTGCTACACCGAGGCCATTGCCCTCTGTCCCACAGAGCAGAAGACTGATTTATCAACATTTTACcagaacagagcagcagcctaCGAACAGCAG AGTAAGTGGACAGAAGTAATAGAGGACTGCTCTAAGGCCGTGGGGCTTAATCCCCGCTACATCAAGGCTCTGTTCAGGAGGGCCAAGGCTCTGGAAAAACAAGAGAACAAGAAGGAGTGCTTAGAGG ATGTCACAGCCGTGTGTATTCTTGAGGCCTTCCAGAACCAGCAGAGCATGCTGCTAGCAGACAAAGTGCTGAAACATCTGGGGAAAGAGAAGGCAAAGGACAAGTACAAG AACCGTGAGCCGATGATGCCTTCTCCTCAATTCATCAAGTCCTACTTTAGTTCGttcactgatgacatcatctcgCAGCCCCTGcagaagggagagaagaaagacgaAGACAAGGACAAAGAGGGCGAGGCAGCTGAGGTCactgagag CTCTGGATATCTGAAGGCTAAGCAGTACATGGAAGAGGAGAACTATGACAAAATCATCAGCGAATGCACCAAGGAGATTGAGTCAGGTGGTCGATACACTGCCGAGGCCCTGCTGCTGCGAGCCACTTTCTTTCTGCTCATTGGTAATGCTACTGCTGCTCAACCTGATTTGGATCGGGTAATCAACATGCAGGACGCCAATGTGAAG CTAAGAGCCAACGCGCTGATTAAACGTGGAAGTATgtacatgcagcagcagcagcctatGCTCTCTACAGAGGACTTTAACATGGCAGCTGAGATTGATACACGCAACCCTGATGTGTATCACCACAGGGGTCAG CTGAAGATCCTGTTGGACCAGGTGGACGAGGCAGTGGGAGACTTTGACGAGTGCATCCTGCTCAGACCGGACTCTGCTCTGGCCCAGGCACAGAAATGCTTTGCTCTT TACAGACAAGCTTATACTGGAAGCAACCCCTCACAAGTACAGACAGCCATGGATGGCTTTGAGGATGTGATCAGGAGGTTCCCTAAGTGTGCAGAAGGCTACGCTCTGTATGCTCAG GCATTGActgatcagcagcagtttggaAAAGCAGACGAGATGTATGACAAGTGTATCGAACTGGAGCCGGACAACGCTACCACATATGTCCACAAGGG gTTGTTACAGCTTCAGTGGAAACAAGACCTTGATCTGGGTCTGGATCTTATCAGTAAGGCCATTGAAATTGACAACAAGTGTGACTTTGCCTATGAAACTATGGGAACCATTGAAGTGCAAAG GGGGAATCTGGACAAGGCGATAGAAATGTTCAACAAGGCCATTAATCTAGCCAAGTCTGAGATGGAGATGGCTCATTTGTACTCATTATGTGATGCAGCGTACGCCCAGACAGAAGTGGCCAGGAAGTATGGGCTGAAACCTCCAACACTGTAA
- the lnp1 gene encoding leukemia NUP98 fusion partner 1 isoform X2, whose product MALRLLPAFSTDNDEDDDGNFTKWMSSYWGHGAEGGHTKERKHSFRRPARAQGDRRASLPTVSQLDVMKLSRLHAASMAPSPSHIKTREEKAEVRPHQRARRSSSDENSRQKNAIPENRISTIPELTESFERRLCVRDKRAVPLSGDERLCLICHEDMRTNRGVQEPHCTHRFHKEVKHPLRLIDCMCFPHPDLQCRGFITYSLRSQHVRYQITLVHEGRSRPGHA is encoded by the exons ATGGCACTCAGGCTCCTGCCTGCATTTAGTACAGACAATGACGAGGACGACGATGGTAACTTTACAAAATGGATGAGTAGTTACTGGGGTCACGGAGCTGAGGGTGGACAcaccaaagaaagaaaacacagcttCAGAAGACCTGCAAGAGCACAAGGTGATCGAAGAGCATCACTCCCAACTGTG TCCCAGTTAGACGTCATGAAGTTGAGCAGGCTCCATGCAGCGTCGATGGCACCCTCTCCCAGCCACATCAAAACAAGAGAGGAGAAGGCGGAGGTCAGACCCCACCAGAGGGCTCGCCGGTCCTCCTCAGACGAAAACAGTCGCCAGAAGAACGCCATCCCAGAGAACCGTATCAGCACCATCCCGGAGCTCACAGAGTCCTTCGAGAGGAGACTTTGTGTCCGTGATAAGAGGGCCGTGCCTCtg agCGGTGATGAGAGGTTGTGTCTGATCTGTCACGAGGATATGCGTACGAACAGAGGCGTACAAGAGCCGCACTGTACACACCGCTTCCACAAAGAGGTAAAACATCCTCTGAGATTGATTGACTGCATGTGTTTCCCTCACCCTGACCTTCAATGCAGAGGCTTCATCACTTATTCCCTCAGGTCCCAGCATGTCAGATATCAGATAACCCTGGTGCATGAAGGCCGCTCACGTCCCGGACACGCATGA
- the lnp1 gene encoding leukemia NUP98 fusion partner 1 isoform X3, with protein sequence MALRLLPAFSTDNDEDDDGNFTKWMSSYWGHGAEGGHTKERKHSFRRPARAQGDRRASLPTVSQLDVMKLSRLHAASMAPSPSHIKTREEKAEVRPHQRARRSSSDENSRQKNAIPENRISTIPELTESFERRLCVRDKRAVPLSGDERLCLICHEDMRTNRGVQEPHCTHRFHKEVPACQISDNPGA encoded by the exons ATGGCACTCAGGCTCCTGCCTGCATTTAGTACAGACAATGACGAGGACGACGATGGTAACTTTACAAAATGGATGAGTAGTTACTGGGGTCACGGAGCTGAGGGTGGACAcaccaaagaaagaaaacacagcttCAGAAGACCTGCAAGAGCACAAGGTGATCGAAGAGCATCACTCCCAACTGTG TCCCAGTTAGACGTCATGAAGTTGAGCAGGCTCCATGCAGCGTCGATGGCACCCTCTCCCAGCCACATCAAAACAAGAGAGGAGAAGGCGGAGGTCAGACCCCACCAGAGGGCTCGCCGGTCCTCCTCAGACGAAAACAGTCGCCAGAAGAACGCCATCCCAGAGAACCGTATCAGCACCATCCCGGAGCTCACAGAGTCCTTCGAGAGGAGACTTTGTGTCCGTGATAAGAGGGCCGTGCCTCtg agCGGTGATGAGAGGTTGTGTCTGATCTGTCACGAGGATATGCGTACGAACAGAGGCGTACAAGAGCCGCACTGTACACACCGCTTCCACAAAGAG GTCCCAGCATGTCAGATATCAGATAACCCTGGTGCATGA
- the lnp1 gene encoding leukemia NUP98 fusion partner 1 isoform X1 produces MALRLLPAFSTDNDEDDDGNFTKWMSSYWGHGAEGGHTKERKHSFRRPARAQGDRRASLPTVSQLDVMKLSRLHAASMAPSPSHIKTREEKAEVRPHQRARRSSSDENSRQKNAIPENRISTIPELTESFERRLCVRDKRAVPLSGDERLCLICHEDMRTNRGVQEPHCTHRFHKEAARRLEQCRPHGSGKEAAASQVRRLSDERRKSADGPIYLENEQQTLRRQLSLRRHR; encoded by the exons ATGGCACTCAGGCTCCTGCCTGCATTTAGTACAGACAATGACGAGGACGACGATGGTAACTTTACAAAATGGATGAGTAGTTACTGGGGTCACGGAGCTGAGGGTGGACAcaccaaagaaagaaaacacagcttCAGAAGACCTGCAAGAGCACAAGGTGATCGAAGAGCATCACTCCCAACTGTG TCCCAGTTAGACGTCATGAAGTTGAGCAGGCTCCATGCAGCGTCGATGGCACCCTCTCCCAGCCACATCAAAACAAGAGAGGAGAAGGCGGAGGTCAGACCCCACCAGAGGGCTCGCCGGTCCTCCTCAGACGAAAACAGTCGCCAGAAGAACGCCATCCCAGAGAACCGTATCAGCACCATCCCGGAGCTCACAGAGTCCTTCGAGAGGAGACTTTGTGTCCGTGATAAGAGGGCCGTGCCTCtg agCGGTGATGAGAGGTTGTGTCTGATCTGTCACGAGGATATGCGTACGAACAGAGGCGTACAAGAGCCGCACTGTACACACCGCTTCCACAAAGAG GCGGCTCGCAGGCTAGAGCAGTGTCGGCCCCACGGCAGCGGCAAAGAGGCAGCAGCTTCTCAGGTGAGGAGACTGTCGGACGAGAGGAGGAAGTCTGCAGACGGCCCAATCTACCTGGAGAACGAGCAGCAGACACTCCGTCGTCAACTTTCCCTGCGGAGACATCGCTGA